A genomic stretch from Lathyrus oleraceus cultivar Zhongwan6 chromosome 2, CAAS_Psat_ZW6_1.0, whole genome shotgun sequence includes:
- the LOC127118690 gene encoding putative F-box/FBD/LRR-repeat protein At1g78760 produces the protein MKTRRRNYDKDRMSDLPDSVLLEILSNLKINQAVEMSILSTRWKNLWKYISVLSLHYRSFKSIECFINFVSQFFSFRNEKTSVQALTFECRYYFDPLLLKRILKYLFSHNVQHLDMTVPCTLKQFPLSSNFSYHSLTSLKLSTSQELDTVPPVFPNSLKLPALTNLSLYTFTFRCTNEDDEDGYADPFSGFQSLNTLFIESCPLFNDKEGLFISSLSLVSLTILLPIDYDFYKFKLSTPNLSTFHFAGRPFQNLSGHNNITNFSFIKHVNIHIPLCKFLKYPSPSIILFDWLLELHLMESFTISSNALQILNSVPDSWKIDFPYLHNLKLLKIITSEVLPPPNGTEDFLLRNSPSAKKVIFPETTLKEIIKQELRRDKQLLKRFGHVFDRSGLNLDGTALRKRFSYT, from the exons ATGAAAACAAGGAGACGAAATTATGATAAAGACAGAATGAGTGATTTACCTGATAGTGTTTTACTTGAAATATTATCGAATTTGAAGATAAATCAAGCTGTTGAAATGTCCATCCTCTCCACAAGATGGAAGAATCTCTGGAAATATATTTCCGTTCTTTCTTTGCATTATAGAAGCTTCAAATCTATAGAATGTTTCATCAATTTTGTTTCTCAATTTTTCAGTTTTCGCAATGAAAAAACCTCTGTCCAAGCTCTCACTTTTGAGTGCCGCTACTATTTTGACCCTCTACTGCTGAAAAGGATCCTAAAATACTTATTTTCACATAATGTCCAACATTTAGATATGACTGTGCCTTGTACCCTTAAACAGTTTCCACTTTCCTCCAACTTTTCATATCATTCTTTAACCTCTCTTAAACTTAGTACATCCCAAGAATTGGATACAGTACCACCCGTTTTTCCAAATTCTCTTAAACTTCCTGCATTAACCAACTTGTCTTTGTATACGTTTACCTTTCGCTGCACTAATGAGGATGATGAGGATGGCTATGCCGACCCCTTTTCGGGATTTCAAAGTTTGAATACTTTGTTCATTGAATCTTGTCCACTTTTTAATGATAAAGAAGGCCTCTTCATATCAAGTCTCTCGCTTGTTAGTTTAACAATACTACTTCCTATCGATTACGACTTTTACAAATTCAAGTTATCTACCCCAAATCTTTCCACCTTTCATTTTGCTGGCCGTCCTTTTCAGAATCTATCTGGCCACAATAACATTACCAATTTCTCTTTTATTAAACATGTTAACATTCATATACCATTATGCAAATTCTTAAAATATCCTTCCCCTTCCATTATTCTATTCGATTGGCTTCTTGAACTTCACCTTATGGAATCCTTCACAATCTCTTCAAACGCTCTACAG ATTCTCAACTCAGTTCCTGATTCATGGAAGATCGATTTCCCTTACTTACATAACTTGAAGTTACTCAAAATAATAACCAGCGAAGTTTTACCACCACCCAATGGAACAGAAGACTTTTTGCTTCGAAACTCACCGTCAGCAAAGAAAGTCATTTTCCCGGA AACTACCTTGAAGGAGATTATCAAACAAGAATTGAGACGCGATAAACAACTCCTTAAGAGATTCGGCCATGTTTTTGATCGTTCTGGGTTGAATTTAGACGGTACAGCTCTCCGTAAGAGATTCAGCTACACCTAA